A single genomic interval of Candidatus Binatia bacterium harbors:
- a CDS encoding ATP synthase F0 subunit B has protein sequence MIVFAALFLSLVWAMPAVAAEEHAASVTELVFPLINFLIFLYLIKRFGLPLVGDYLRSRREGIAASIREADEAKQRADALARDYKSRLARLAEETRGIRESLRAVGEREKAKLLAEAQEIAARIKSDADLLAEQEVRLARQGLRREIVDVARAAAEKIIQQNFSAADQKRMVAEFLTEVGAAR, from the coding sequence ATGATTGTTTTTGCCGCGCTCTTCTTATCTCTGGTCTGGGCCATGCCCGCCGTCGCGGCCGAGGAGCACGCGGCCTCGGTGACCGAGCTTGTTTTTCCCCTCATCAACTTTCTCATCTTTCTCTACCTCATCAAGCGGTTTGGATTGCCTCTGGTCGGCGACTATTTGAGGTCGCGGCGCGAGGGAATCGCCGCCTCCATCCGCGAGGCGGATGAAGCCAAACAACGCGCCGACGCGCTCGCGCGCGATTACAAAAGTCGCTTGGCTCGCCTCGCCGAGGAGACGCGGGGGATTCGGGAATCGCTCCGCGCGGTCGGCGAAAGGGAAAAGGCCAAGCTTCTGGCCGAGGCCCAGGAGATCGCCGCGAGGATCAAGTCGGACGCCGATCTGCTCGCCGAGCAGGAGGTCAGGCTGGCGCGACAAGGGCTCAGGCGGGAGATCGTCGATGTCGCCCGCGCGGCCGCCGAGAAAATCATCCAGCAGAACTTCAGCGCCGCCGATCAGAAGCGGATGGTAGCGGAATTCTTGACGGAAGTAGGAGCGGCGCGATGA